A single region of the Phalacrocorax carbo chromosome 4, bPhaCar2.1, whole genome shotgun sequence genome encodes:
- the SPRY1 gene encoding protein sprouty homolog 1: MEPQSQHGSGGSLVAIQQPSLDSRQRLDYERESQPTTILSLDQIKAIRGSNEYTEGPSVVKKSGPRTAPRQEKHERTHEIIPINVNNNYEHRLSHVGHVAHQHNARAPVLSRSTSTGSAASSGSNSSASSEQGLLGRSPPSRLGSGHRSDRTIRTQPKQSSLIVDDLKGPLKEDLTQHKFICEQCGKCKCGECTAPRALPSCLACNRQCLCSAESMVEYSTCMCLVKGIFYHCSNDDEGDSYADNPCSCSQSHCCSRYLCMGAMSLFLPCLLCYPPAKGCLKLCRGCYDRINRPGCRCKNSNTVYCKLESCPSRGQGKPS, translated from the coding sequence ATGGAGCCCCAAAGTCAACATGGCAGTGGTGGTTCGCTAGTGGCGATTCAGCAGCCCTCCTTGGACAGCCGGCAACGGTTGGACTATGAGAGAGAGAGCCAGCCAACAACCATCTTGTCGCTGGACCAGATCAAGGCGATCAGGGGCAGCAACGAATACACCGAAGGTCCATCTGTGGTGAAAAAATCGGGGCCGCGGACAGCGCCGAGGCAAGAGAAGCATGAAAGGACTCACGAAATTATACCGATTAATGTGAATAACAATTACGAACACAGACTCAGCCACGTGGGGCACGTGGCACATCAGCATAACGCGAGGGCTCCCGTCTTGAGCAGATCAACCAGCACAGGGAGCGCGGCCAGCTCTGGCAGCAACAGCAGTGCTTCCTCGGAGCAAGGGCTGCTGGGGCGGTCGCCTCCGTCCAGGCTGGGCTCGGGCCACAGATCTGATCGGACAATCCGGACGCAGCCCAAGCAGTCGTCTCTGATTGTAGATGACCTGAAGGGTCCTTTGAAAGAGGACTTGACGCAGCACAAGTTTATCTGCGAACAGTGTGGGAAGTGCAAGTGCGGTGAGTGCACGGCCCCGCGGGCCCTCCCTTCTTGCTTGGCCTGCAACCGGCAGTGCTTGTGCTCTGCGGAGAGCATGGTGGAGTACAGCACCTGCATGTGTTTGGTCAAAGGGATCTTCTACCACTGTTCTAACGACGATGAAGGGGACTCTTACGCGGATAATCCCTGCTCTTGTTCCCAGTCACACTGCTGTTCTAGGTACCTGTGCATGGGAGCCATGTCCTTGTTTCTGCCTTGCTTGCTCTGCTACCCTCCTGCAAAAGGATGCCTGAAGCTCTGCCGAGGGTGTTACGACCGCATCAATCGTCCGGGTTGCCGATGCAAGAACTCCAACACGGTCTATTGTAAACTGGAGAGCTGCCCCTCCCGGGGTCAGGGCAAGCCCTCATGA